The Cognaticolwellia beringensis genome segment ATGTTTAAACTCAATAGATTAAATGTTAGTTTTACGAACAATCAGCGATAAAATTGCGCTTAAATAAACGAGCGATATATAAGCGCAAATAAGAGCTACAATGCTAGATCGATAACCATTTCACGCAACTCATCTTTTGAAATCGAGTTGTCATGATTTTTATCAAAGCGATTGAATATGGTTTCACACATACGAATGCCTTTATCTTGCAATAAGCAGTCAATCAATTCGACAAATTCACTTCTATTGATGACCCCATCCTTGTCTTCATCAAACACTTCAAATAGTTCATCTACCCACTGATTTAATTCCATCAGTCATCCTCTTATTTGGCGGTTAATTCCTATAATAGACTTTATCGTTATTTTAGGAATATGTGAATGATTAATTCCGTTATTTCGTGTTATTGCATGTTTTAGAGCTATTAGCTTATTTTTATAGTGTGAAGAGGTTTAGGGATATCTACTTTATAGGTGTAAAAGGGATGATAAGGAGATAAATGGATAGTTTAACTATCAAATATACTGTGGATACTTAACGCTAGAATTTTTTAGTCTTATTTTACTAATGACGACAGAGTACTTTATAAACTACTTAGCGTATCTTTTTGTCTGTATTAGCTGATTTTAGCCAGTAGAGTATATTGAAATAAATATATTTTAAAAAAGTGTAATAAAGTCGACAAAGATAAGACTAAGCAATCAATATTTTAAAAGGAAGATAAAATGACAATAAATTGGAATAATTTATTTAAAGCGAACGTACTCATTTGGCTTGTAGGACTTAGTAACATGAGTTTGGCTGAAAATATCTCAGACCAGCAATTGAAGTTAGAAAGCTGCCATGTAAAGGGCATAAGACAACAAGTACAATGCGGCACCTTAGTGACTCCTGAGAATTATGAAAAACCCGATGGTACTCAAATAGAGATAAATTTTGTTGTTTTACCCGCGATAGATAACAGTAAAGAAAAACTGCCGTTAATGTTCTTAGCCGGAGGGCCTGGTCAGGCAGCGACTGAACTTGCGAGTCATATTTACCGTGGCTTTAATGAAATTAGAAAAACCCGCGATTTGATCCTTATCGATCAACGTGGCACCGGTAAATCTCATGCTTTGCAATGTGAAGATTCTTTGGAAGTTGATCCCTACACTAGTCTACCAGAAGACTTTTCAATGGCTGATATTGAGCAATGTATAGCCCAACTTACAGGTGACTTGAGTCAATATAACTCAGAAAATTCAATTCGAGACTTTGACGCGGTTCGATCAGAGCTAGGTCATCAACAGGTCCATATTTATGGCGGTTCTTATGGTACCCGTGCGGGTTTAGTTTATATGCGTATGTTTCCAGCATCGTTAAAGAGTGTGGTACTCGACAGTGTTGGCCCAATTGAAGTGCCTATTGGCTTATTTGGTAAAAGTGCAGAGCAGTCTTTTATCAAGCTCATCGAAAACTGCCAGAATGAGACAAGTTGTGCTGCACAGTATCCTGAATTGGCAAAAGAGTTTACTGCCATTACTGATAAATTATTACAAGCACCTGTCACAGTAGAAATTGCTCACCCAAGATTAGGGACCAATACTGCATTTACTATCAGTAATGATAAGTTTATTTCTGCTATCCAGATGCAACTGTATTCAATGGAAACTCGAAGTTTAGTGCCATTGTTAATCCATCAAGCGTATTTAGGCAACTATAAACCATTGGCTGGTCTTATCGCGCAGGGCGAAGGTGGTATGGGCATATATATAGGTTTGCATTTTAATATTGTTTGTAATGAAGACTATCCAAAAATATCTGCCGATATGAAAGTTGATGACGCTGATAACAGTTTCGCTAAAGGTATGAGTTTAGTGATGGTTGGCAAAGTCTGTTCTGCATGGCCTCGTTATCAACCGAGTAAGGAATTTTATCAAACAGTAACCGCTGAAATTCCAACCCTTATTATGTCGGGTGAATTAGATCCTGTAACGCCAGCAAGTAATGGCGAAAAATCCCATGTGAATTTACCTAATAGTCATCACATTATTTCTAAAAATAACGCGCACATAGTGGCTTCTACAGCTTGTGGTATCAAAATTGTTAATGAATTTCTAGAAAAGCAAGCACCAAAGGAACTTGATGAGTCATGTTTAGAAGAGATTCCTGACGAATCATTTATGGTGGGTTTAAATGGTGGTGTAGTACCCGAAGTATCGCCGAGCCCAATGCCAACCGAAGCAAAGGAATAAATCATGATTGAAGTTAATAATTTACATAAAAGTTTTGTGAGTAAGAAAAATACCGTTAAAGCTTTAGATGGCCTATCTTTTACTGCCAAAGATGGTGAAATTACTGGCATATTAGGCCCAAATGGCGCGGGTAAAACTACTTGTTTACGAACGCTTTATGGTTTACTTCGTGCTGATGAAGGCTACGCGACTATTGATGGCATTAAAGTAACCGAAGAGCCGATAAAAGCGAGGAAACTTTTAGGTATATTTCCCGATAAATTTGGTTTATATGAGCGTTTAACCGCTTATGAACAAATTGACTATTTTGCTAGTATTCATGGCATGAAAGGAGCCAATAAGCATGCTGCCATTGAGCAAATACTATCTGATTTAGAAATGACAGAATTAGCTCACCGAAAAACCGTGGGCTTTTCTCAGGGTCAACGCATGAAAGTTACTTTAGCTCAGGCTTTAGTACATCAACCGAAAAACTTTGTACTTGATGAGCCAACCCGTGGCTTAGACGTGATGAGTACAAGGATATTGCGTAACCATTTAGCTAAATTCAAAGAAAAGGGTCACTGTATTTTATTTTCTTCCCATGTAATGCAAGAGGTTGCTGCACTGTGTGACCGAGTGATTATTGTTTCAAATGGAAAGCTAGCAGCTCAAGGTACACCGCAAGAGTTATGTGATTTAGCGGGAGAAAAATTACTAGAAGAAGCTTTCGTGAAACTCATTGGCTCAGATGAAGGAGTAGCCGCATGATGCAATTGAAAGCCTTGATGGTGAAAGAATTTAAAGAAGCTTTTCGTGACAGACGCGCATTAATGGTGGCGATGAGCATGGCATTATTGATGCCAGTTATGATCATGGTGATGTTAAAAGTGGCAATTAAAGAAGCCGTAGATAACCCTGCTGTTTATGTGAAATATAGCGGTGAGCAACATGCACCAAAACTCATCAAAGCACTAAAAGATGAGAACATTTTATCTTTTTCTGACGTGCCTGAAGATGAAGAACGTAACTGGAATGAACGTAATATTGAATTGAGTATTCCTGATACCTTCATTGAAGATATGGCTGCTGGTAAACC includes the following:
- a CDS encoding EF-hand domain-containing protein, which gives rise to MELNQWVDELFEVFDEDKDGVINRSEFVELIDCLLQDKGIRMCETIFNRFDKNHDNSISKDELREMVIDLAL
- a CDS encoding ATP-binding cassette domain-containing protein, whose protein sequence is MIEVNNLHKSFVSKKNTVKALDGLSFTAKDGEITGILGPNGAGKTTCLRTLYGLLRADEGYATIDGIKVTEEPIKARKLLGIFPDKFGLYERLTAYEQIDYFASIHGMKGANKHAAIEQILSDLEMTELAHRKTVGFSQGQRMKVTLAQALVHQPKNFVLDEPTRGLDVMSTRILRNHLAKFKEKGHCILFSSHVMQEVAALCDRVIIVSNGKLAAQGTPQELCDLAGEKLLEEAFVKLIGSDEGVAA
- a CDS encoding alpha/beta fold hydrolase, translating into MTINWNNLFKANVLIWLVGLSNMSLAENISDQQLKLESCHVKGIRQQVQCGTLVTPENYEKPDGTQIEINFVVLPAIDNSKEKLPLMFLAGGPGQAATELASHIYRGFNEIRKTRDLILIDQRGTGKSHALQCEDSLEVDPYTSLPEDFSMADIEQCIAQLTGDLSQYNSENSIRDFDAVRSELGHQQVHIYGGSYGTRAGLVYMRMFPASLKSVVLDSVGPIEVPIGLFGKSAEQSFIKLIENCQNETSCAAQYPELAKEFTAITDKLLQAPVTVEIAHPRLGTNTAFTISNDKFISAIQMQLYSMETRSLVPLLIHQAYLGNYKPLAGLIAQGEGGMGIYIGLHFNIVCNEDYPKISADMKVDDADNSFAKGMSLVMVGKVCSAWPRYQPSKEFYQTVTAEIPTLIMSGELDPVTPASNGEKSHVNLPNSHHIISKNNAHIVASTACGIKIVNEFLEKQAPKELDESCLEEIPDESFMVGLNGGVVPEVSPSPMPTEAKE